One Brassica napus cultivar Da-Ae chromosome C4, Da-Ae, whole genome shotgun sequence genomic region harbors:
- the BNAC04G23900D gene encoding cilia- and flagella-associated protein 251 has protein sequence MRRGRGKRKRQNASAREDGDEEEKIPAYRRRGRPQKPVKDETEGEEEEIVEKDEDTNGLVTSKEDVTENGKKPVEESKESNVTEEENVLGSKSSTDDSVKSSLSTGFRQIGSRRKNKPRRAAEAVVECNGV, from the coding sequence ATGAGAAGAGGTAGAGGGAAAAGAAAGAGGCAGAATGCTTCCGCTAGAGAAgatggtgatgaagaagaaaagattcCAGCTTACAGGAGAAGAGGGAGGCCACAGAAGCCGGTGAAAGATGAAaccgaaggagaagaagaagagattgtGGAGAAGGATGAAGATACAAACGGTTTAGTAACAAGCAAAGAAGATGTGACAGAGAATGGGAAGAAGCCAGTAGAAGAGTCTAAAGAGAGTAATGTAACAGAAGAAGAGAATGTGTTAGGATCAAAATCAAGCACTGATGATTCAGTGAAGTCATCGTTGTCTACGGGGTTTAGACAGATTGGGAGTAGGAGGAAGAACAAACCAAGACGAGCTGCGGAAGCTGTTGTTGAATGTAATGGTGTTTGA